From Syntrophales bacterium, the proteins below share one genomic window:
- a CDS encoding transporter substrate-binding domain-containing protein — translation MITGKPLKNKKIAIRGVLALLIALSGFLWQISDAFAEEKPQMITAGVLRNFPPYHFFDQQTGQPAGFAVEVLDEVAKNAGLEVRYIFFDEWPAANKALREGRIDVIPDMGMTEERKSYADFTHPYETFHINIFIRETDTDIRGIDDLRGRNVAVVAQNMGLTVMQKYKKAKPVIFPSLDQALLSLLSGNTDALVYPELPVLLIARQSGLQERIKIVGQPLQEVKRAMAVKRGKPELLRKLDAALQTFIATSEYKAIYARWHVAPAPYWNVWHVASAMAGLLFLVIVIFATMRYIALRRLNRKLQSALEGQENAEKELHAESERRSILFENSPDGILIIDPQTAGFLAFNTAAHQQLGYSREEFARLTIADVEINETLEDVKAHIANVIQKRSDVFETLQRNRQGEIRNVQITAQIVDVHGQPIYHCIWRDITDRKRAEEKNLRLAAAIEQSGETVLMTDLAGIIQYVNPAFERITGYTRQEAMGKNPRILKSGRQDGDFYKDLWENLSAGRTWKGRFVNRKKSGDLYDEDATISPVRNLAGEITHYVAVKRDITEQLKTERQLLQAQKMEAIGTMSGGIAHDFNNILGAISGYTELSLAKIPPESRIKYYLEQIQTSTQRAVNLVRQILEFSRLTEKERKPVSLLPLIKETVKMLREIIPATIEIRLNARIDADTVLGDATQIYQILMNLCTNAYQSMKEKGGLLEIDLLGTEAGEDIEDMIQGLKPGPYVEIIVRDTGEGIDPLIRKRIFDPFFTTKKIGEGTGLGLSVVHGIVRSYGGKITVESQVGAGSAFHVYLPLLFENPEAALGEVDQPGREGTGRILLVDDEEMLVNVTKEMLEERGYTVTAGTDSVLALEAFRAHPEDFDLVITDQTMPVMTGLDLARALISIRPDIPIILCTGFLDSAFEEKATEAKIREVVLKPVKIRRLIASIHGLLAPSS, via the coding sequence ATGATAACCGGTAAACCATTAAAGAATAAGAAGATTGCCATCCGCGGCGTTCTGGCGTTGTTGATAGCGCTGTCAGGCTTTCTCTGGCAAATATCCGACGCCTTTGCCGAAGAAAAACCGCAAATGATCACTGCCGGCGTTCTCAGAAACTTTCCTCCCTACCATTTTTTCGATCAGCAAACGGGGCAGCCGGCAGGCTTTGCCGTGGAAGTCCTGGACGAAGTCGCCAAAAATGCCGGGTTGGAGGTTCGCTATATCTTTTTCGACGAATGGCCTGCCGCGAACAAGGCGCTGCGGGAAGGTCGCATTGACGTCATTCCCGATATGGGGATGACCGAAGAAAGAAAAAGTTATGCTGACTTCACCCATCCCTATGAAACCTTTCATATAAATATCTTCATTCGCGAAACGGATACTGACATACGGGGGATCGACGATCTGCGGGGGCGGAATGTTGCCGTGGTGGCGCAAAATATGGGTTTAACCGTCATGCAGAAATACAAAAAGGCAAAACCCGTCATTTTCCCGTCGCTTGATCAAGCCTTGCTGTCGCTGCTTTCGGGAAATACGGACGCCTTGGTGTATCCCGAGCTGCCCGTCCTTCTGATTGCCCGCCAAAGTGGGCTTCAGGAGCGGATCAAAATCGTCGGACAGCCTCTGCAAGAGGTGAAGCGCGCCATGGCCGTGAAAAGGGGGAAACCCGAGCTGCTCCGCAAATTAGACGCGGCGTTGCAGACGTTTATTGCAACATCTGAATATAAGGCAATCTATGCCAGATGGCACGTCGCCCCGGCGCCGTACTGGAATGTTTGGCACGTCGCGAGTGCGATGGCGGGGTTGCTTTTTCTGGTCATCGTCATCTTTGCGACGATGCGCTATATAGCCTTGAGGCGATTGAATCGGAAATTGCAAAGCGCCTTGGAAGGGCAGGAAAATGCCGAGAAGGAGCTCCATGCAGAATCGGAGCGCCGAAGCATCCTGTTTGAGAATTCGCCTGACGGCATCCTGATCATAGACCCGCAGACAGCAGGATTCCTGGCTTTTAACACGGCGGCTCACCAACAACTGGGATATTCGCGCGAAGAGTTTGCACGGCTCACCATAGCCGATGTGGAGATCAACGAAACGTTAGAGGATGTGAAGGCGCACATCGCCAATGTGATCCAAAAGCGCAGCGATGTGTTTGAGACCCTGCAACGCAACCGGCAGGGAGAAATCAGAAATGTTCAGATAACGGCGCAGATCGTGGATGTTCATGGTCAGCCGATTTATCACTGCATCTGGCGCGATATCACCGACCGCAAGCGCGCCGAGGAGAAGAATCTGCGCCTGGCGGCGGCGATCGAACAGTCCGGGGAAACGGTATTGATGACCGACCTGGCGGGAATCATTCAATATGTCAATCCGGCCTTTGAGCGCATTACTGGTTATACGCGCCAGGAGGCTATGGGAAAGAATCCGCGCATCTTGAAAAGCGGCAGGCAAGACGGCGATTTTTACAAAGATCTCTGGGAGAACCTGAGCGCCGGCCGAACCTGGAAAGGGCGTTTCGTCAACAGGAAAAAGAGCGGCGACCTCTATGATGAAGACGCCACGATTTCTCCCGTAAGAAATTTGGCGGGGGAAATCACCCACTATGTGGCGGTAAAGCGCGATATTACCGAGCAGTTGAAGACGGAGAGACAGCTTTTGCAGGCCCAGAAGATGGAGGCTATCGGCACCATGTCCGGCGGCATTGCCCACGACTTCAACAACATTCTCGGCGCCATCTCCGGCTATACCGAACTTTCCCTCGCGAAAATTCCCCCCGAGAGCAGGATCAAGTATTATCTGGAGCAAATACAAACTTCCACTCAGCGCGCTGTAAACCTCGTGCGGCAGATCCTCGAATTCAGCAGGCTTACAGAGAAGGAGCGAAAACCTGTCAGTTTGCTGCCGCTGATCAAGGAAACCGTCAAGATGCTGCGGGAAATCATCCCCGCGACCATTGAAATACGTCTGAACGCCCGCATCGACGCCGATACGGTGCTGGGCGACGCGACTCAGATCTACCAGATACTGATGAACCTCTGCACCAATGCCTATCAGTCAATGAAAGAAAAAGGCGGGCTGCTGGAGATTGATTTGTTGGGAACAGAGGCGGGAGAAGATATTGAAGACATGATTCAGGGGTTGAAGCCGGGCCCTTATGTTGAGATTATCGTCAGGGACACCGGAGAAGGCATCGACCCGCTGATCCGGAAACGTATCTTTGACCCCTTCTTTACCACAAAAAAGATCGGTGAAGGCACCGGACTGGGGCTGTCCGTTGTGCATGGCATTGTCCGGAGTTATGGCGGAAAAATAACGGTGGAAAGTCAGGTAGGCGCAGGGAGCGCTTTCCACGTCTATCTTCCCTTGCTTTTCGAAAACCCGGAGGCAGCGCTGGGGGAGGTTGACCAGCCGGGCAGGGAAGGCACGGGCAGGATACTGCTTGTGGATGATGAAGAAATGCTGGTCAACGTGACGAAGGAGATGCTGGAGGAGCGTGGATATACGGTAACTGCAGGAACCGACAGCGTTTTGGCCTTGGAAGCCTTCCGCGCCCATCCCGAGGATTTTGATCTGGTCATAACCGATCAGACCATGCCGGTCATGACGGGCCTCGACCTGGCCCGCGCCCTCATCTCGATCAGGCCCGACATCCCGATCATCCTCTGTACGGGCTTCCTCGATTCCGCCTTTGAAGAAAAGGCAACTGAGGCAAAAATACGGGAAGTTGTTTTGAAGCCGGTCAAAATCAGGCGGCTTATCGCCAGCATCCACGGCCTGCTCGCTCCGTCAAGTTAA